In Cellulomonas sp. Y8, the genomic stretch GAGTCCTGGCTGACCCAGGTCGGCGACATCATGACGCTGCTCGGCGCCCGCTCCGTCGCCGACCTCCGGCACGTGGACCTGCTGCTGACCGGCCCGGTGCGCGAGTTCTGCGACCTCCGCGGCGTCGACGCCCGCGCGTTCGCCCGCCGCAGCGGTCTCTGACCCCCCGGGCCGCCGCGCCCGCACTGCACCCCACCCCGGCCCGGCCGGCGCTCCGCGCCCCGCGTGCGTACACGGCGCACCCCAGCGGAGTCGGCTCCCATCCCGAGAGTGCGTACACGGCGCACCCCAGCGAAGCCGACCCCCATCCCGAGAGTGCGTACACGGCGCACCCCAGCGAAGCCGACCCCCATCCCGAGAGTGCGTACACGGTGTCGTGCAGCGCGGGCGGACGGCACCCTGCCCACGGGCAGCCTCGGCGCGGCGGTACCGGGTCCGTTCTCCGCGTGCGTCCACCGTGTCACCCCAAGTCGTCGAGGAACCCGTGAGCTCGCGCTCGTGTGCACGGCGCTCACTGCGTACCTCGTGTACTCGCGCCCAGAATGAACTTCGCGTCCGCCAGATCACGCCGCGTACACGGTGCACCCGCCAGCGGACGCGAGCGCCACCAGCAGTGGCGAATCCGCCTGGGGACGACCGCCGTGACGCCGCTCCCGGGCCCTAGCGTCGAGGCATGCACACGATCACGAGAGAAGCGACGGCGCGGGAGTTCCGGACCCACCTCGCGTCCATGGTGAACGAGGTGGCGTTCGGGCACGGGCGCGTGGGGCTGTGGCGCTACGGCGAGCTCGTCGCGGTCCTCATCGGCGTCGACGACTTCCGGCTGCTCCGCCGGCTCGAGGACGACCCCGGCGCACGCGAGGTCGAGACGCTCGACGAGTGGGCCGCGCGCATCCGGGCGTCCCCCGACACCGGCACCGACCAGCCGCCCATCGGGACCTCGGTCCCCGCGGAATACCCCCAGGGGGTATAGCGTTCCACTCGTGACGGGGTGCGGTCGCGCCTCGCCTGGAGGGAGCGGACATGCACGGGTACAGCGGCGACAAGGACGACTACCTCAAGCGCCTCAAGCGCATCGAGGGGCAGGTCCGCGGCATCGCGCGCATGGTCGACGAGGACGTCTACTGCATCGACGTCCTGACCCAGGTCGCCGCCGTGACCAAGGCGCTGCAGGCCGTCAGCATCGGCCTCGTCGAGGACCACCTGGGCCACTGCGTCGTCGACGCGGCCCGGCAGTCCGAGGAGGCCGGCGCCGAGAAGGTCCGCGAGGCCTCCGAGGCCATCGCCCGGCTCGTCCGCTCCTGACCCCCCGACCCGCATCGCGAGAGGAACCACCCATGAGCCAGACCACCAGCTTCGCCGTCGACGGCATGACCTGCGGCAACTGCGTCCGCCACGTCACCGAGGAGCTCACCGCGCTGCCCGGCGTGACCGACGTGCAGGTCGACCTGGTCGCAGGCGGGTCGTCGCCCGTCATCGTCACCTCGGACGCACCGCTCACCGACGAGGCGATCGCCGCCGCCGTCGACGAGGCCGGCTACGCCGTCACCCCGCGGAAGTCGCTGCTGTGACAGCCGACGACCCGCGCACCACCGCCGACCTGCCCGTCGCCCCGGTCGGCACCGTCGACCTCGCCGTCGAGGGCATGACCTGCGCGTCCTGCGTCGCGCGCGTCGAGAAGCGGCTCAACCGCGTCCCCGGCGCCCGGGCGACCGTGAACCTCGCGCTCGAGAGCGCGCACGTCGAGGTGTCCGCCGCCGAGGACGGCAGCACGCCGGACGTCGACGCGCTGGTCGCCGCCGTGCGCGCCGCCGGGTACGACGCGACGGTGACCGGGAGCCGCGACCTGACCGCACCCGCGGCGACGGCGACGGCGACGGCGACGGCGACGGCGACGGACGAGCGTGCCGAGCACGGCGCGGCCGCGCGCCACGACGCGGAGCACGCCGGGCACGACATGGCCGGCATGGACCCCACCGAGCACGCCCTGTCCGGCCACAGCATGCCCCCGGGGCACGACATGGACCCCGACGAGGACACCTCCGCCCCGACGGACGCGCGCGGCACCGACCTGCGCCGCCGGCTCCGGGTCGCGGCCGTCCTCACGGTCCCCGTGCTGCTGCTGTCGATGGTGCCCGCGTGGCAGTTCACCGGCTGGCAGTGGCTGGTCACCGTGCTCGCGCTCCCGGTCGCGACGTGGGCGGCCTGGCCGTTCCACCGCGCCGCGGTCCGGGCGGCCCGGCACGGCGCGTCGACGATGGACACCCTGGTGTCGATCGGCATCGTCGCGGCCACCGGCTGGTCGCTCTGGGCGCTGCTGCTCGGCGGCGCGGGCGAGCTCGGCATGACCATGACCCCGACGCTCTGGCCCGCCGCCGACGACGGCATGGGCACGCACATGCCCGAGCTGTACTTCGAGGTCGCGGCCGTCGTCACGACGTTCCTGCTGGCCGGCCGGTACGCCGAGCACCGCTCGCGCCGCCGGGCCGGGGACGCCCTGCGCTCGCTGCTCGACCTCGGCGCCAAGGACGTGGCGCTCCTCGTGACCGGCCCCGACGGCCGGCGCACCGAGCAGCGCGTCCCCGTGGACCGGCTCGGCGTGGGCGACGAGTTCGCCGTCCGCCCGGGCGAGAAGGTCGCCACGGACGGCGTGGTCGTCTCCGGCACCAGTGCCGTCGACACCAGCCTGCTGACCGGCGAGCCCGTGCCCGTCGACGTCGGCCCCGGCGACGACGTGACCGGCGCGACCATCAACACGGGCGGCCACCTGGTCGTCCGGGCGACGCGCGTCGGCGAGGACACCCGGCTGGCCCAGATCGGCCGGCTCGTCGCCGCCGCGCAGACCGGCAAGGCGCCGGTGCAGCGGCTGGCGGACCGGATCTCGGCGGTGTTCGTGCCGATCGTCCTGGTGCTCGCGGTCGGCACCCTGGCCGTGTGGCTGCTGTCGGGCGCGTCCGCGCAGACGGCGTTCACGGCCGCGGTCGCCGTGCTGATCATCGCCTGCCCGTGCGCCCTCGGGCTCGCCACGCCGACGGCCCTGCTCGTCGGGACCGGCCGCGGGGCGCAGCTCGGCGTGCTCATCAAGGGCCCGGAGATCCTCGAGCAGACCCGCGCGGTCGACACCGTCGTGCTGGACAAGACCGGCACCGTGACGGAGGGCCGCATGGCGCTGGTCGCCGTGCTCACCCCCGGCGACGGGGACGCGGACCCGGGGGCCGACGGCCCCGCCCGGGACGACGCGCAGCGGGAGGTGCTCCGGTACGCCGGGGCCGTCGAGGCGCTCGCCGAGCACCCCATCGCCCGCGCGGTCGCCGAGGCCGCCACCGGGCTCGCCCCGGAGGCCTCGGGCATCGGCGGCGACGGCGTCGGGATCGGCACCGACGAGGTGCACGAGTTCCGGGCCGAGGCCGGACGCGGCGTCAGCGGCGTGGTCCGCGCGGCGCACGCCGGCGTCGGGCTGGCGCGGCGGGTCCTGGTCGGCAGGCCGGCGTGGCTGGCCGAGCAGGGCGTCCCCGCCGACGGCGACCTGGGCGCGCGGTTCGCCGCCGCCGAGGCCGACGGCGCGACCGCCGTGCTGGTCGCGTGGGACGGCGCCGCCCGCGGCGTGCTCGTGCTGCGGGACCCCGTCAAGGAGGGCTCGCGGCAGGCGGTCGAGGACCTGCGCGCTCTCGGGCTCCGGCCGGTGCTGCTCACGGGCGACAACGCGGGCGCGGCCCGCGCGGTGGCCCGGTCGGTCGGGATCGCCGAGGCGGACGTGGTGGCCGAGGTGCTGCCCGCCGACAAGGTGGACGTGGTCCGGCGCCTCCAGGGCGAGGGCCGGCGGGTCGCGATGGTCGGCGACGGCGTGAACGACGCCGCGGCGCTCGCCACCGCGGACCTGGGGCTCGCGATGGGCACCGGGACCGACGTGGCCATCGAGGCCGCCGACGTGACCCTCGTGCGCGGCGACCTCCGGTCCGCCCCGCAGGCGGTCCGGCTCGCGCGCCGCACGCTCCGGGTCATCCAGCAGAACCTGTTCTGGGCGTTCGCGTACAACGTCGCGGCGATCCCGCTCGCGGCGCTCGGCCTGCTCAACCCGATGATCGCGGGCGCCGCCATGGCGTTCTCGTCGGTGCTGGTGGTCGCGAACTCGCTCCGGCTGCGCCGGTTCGCCTGACCCGGCGACCTCCTCCTCGGAGGCGTCCGGCGCGGACGTCCCGAGGAGGTGGCGCCCGGAGGCGCTACGGTCGGCACCGACCCCCGCCGCCCAGGAGGAGCCCGTGAGCGTGTCCCGACCCGTCCTCGAGATCGCCGTCCAGGACCTGGCCGGCTACCGCGTGGCCGCCGACGCCGGGGCCGCGCGCGTCGAGGTGTGCGCCGCGCTCTCCGCGACCGGCGGGCTGACCCCGGGCGCCGGCCTGCTCGCGGCGCTGGTCGCCGAGCGCGAGGCCCGCGCCGCCGGCGGTGCCGCACCGACCGGCGTGCACGTGCTGGTCCGGCCACGGCCGGGGTCGTTCGTCTACGACGCCGACGAGCTCGACGTCCAGGTGCGCGAGGTCCGCGCGGCGGTCGACCTCGGCGTCGACGGCGTGGTGGTCGGCACCCTGACGGCTGACGGCCGGGTCGACGAGCCCGCGCTCGCCGCGCTGGTCGCAGCCGCGGACGGCCGCGAGGTCACGTTCCACCGGGCCGTCGACTCCGTGGCGGACCCGCTCGCCGTCCTGGACGCCCTCGCCGCCGCGGGCGTGACCCGGGTGCTCTCCTCGGGCGGCGAGGCCCGCAGCATCGACGGCGTCCGGCGCCTCGCCGCGATGGTCGAGCACACCGCGGGCGCCGTGCAGGTCATGGCCGGGGGCGGCGTGCGACCCGTCGACGTCGGCGTGCTCGTCGCGGCCGGCGTGGACGCCGTGCACCTGTCCGCGAGCCGCGCGGTGGCCGGCGACGGCGGACCGGGCGGCGGGGGCTCCGCGGGTGGGTGGACGGTCACGGACCCGGACCTCGTGGCCCAGGCGGCCGCGGCGCTGGCGCGCGCCTGACCCCGACCCGGCCACCGGCGCGAGTACCGGGTCAGCGGAACCTGCGGCCCTCGTCGCGCCGGTACGCCAGGACCGCCAGGGCGGCGAACGCCGCCGTCCACGCCAGCAGCACCGGCAGCGCCCAGGGCGAGCCCTCGATCCCGGTCGTCACCTCGACGACCAGGTCGCGGGTGGCGCGGGACGGCAGGGCCTGGGACAGCGCGTCGAGCCAGGACGGGAACGCCTCCGGCGGCAGGAACAGCCCGCCGGCGAACGCGAGCGGGAACAGCACCGCCTGCACGACCGCGATCGCCGCCTTCGCCGACAGCGCGTAGCCGATCGCGAGGCCGAGCAGGGTGAACGGCACCGCGACGACCGGCACCATCGCGAGCCCGCCGAGCCCGCGCGCCGGGGTCACCGACGCCGAGGTCAGCAGGACCGCGATCAGGATCACCGGCACCTGCGCGCCGAGGCAGAACACGATCGCGTTCACGATCCGCCCGGCCAGGCGCGGACCGGCGCCCGCGGGCAGCGTGCGGACGTACGGGTCGAACGCCAGCTGCCGGTCCTCCGACACCCCCGCACCCAGGGTGAACAGGCACGCCGACATCACGGCGAACGTCCCGAGCTGCGCGACGGCGGCGACCGAGGCGAGCGGGTCGTCGGCGACGGCGCGCTGCGGCACCACGAAGAACAGCAGCGCGAGCGACGGGAACAGCAGGTTGCCGATGACGGCGATCGGCACGCGCACGGACTCCAGCAGCTGGAACCGGGTGTGCAGCAGCGCGAGCGAGAGCCAGGACCGGGTCCCGGTGGACGCGGGGGCGGCGGCAGCGGCGGGCACGTCGGCGGTCATCGGGTCTCCCGGTCGGTGGTGCCGGACGTGGTGGGCGACGAGGCGGCCGACGACGCAGACGAGGTGAGCGCGAGGAACGCCTCCTCGAGCGACGCGCCCCGGACCTCGAGGTCGCGGAACGGCACGTCCTCGCGGACCAGCGCCCGCACGACGGCGTCGGCGTCGCCGGCGAGCAGCACGGTGCGCCGGCCCTCGCGCCGGACGTCGAGCACCCCGGCCAGCGCGCGCAACCGCGGCTCCTCGGCCTCGGGCACCTCGACGAGGACCCGCCGCGCGGCCGCCATCGCGAGGATCGTCGGCAGGTCGTCGTCGGCGAGCACCCGGCCGCCGCCGACCACGACCACCCGGCGGGCGAGCGCCTCGATCTCCTCGAGGTAGTGGCTGGTGACGATCACGGTCGCCCCGCCGGACTGGTAGTCGCGCAGCGCGTCCCACAGCACGTGGCGTGCCTCGACGTCGAGCCCGGTGGTCGGCTCGTCGAGCAGCACGACCCGCGGGCGACCGACGAGGGAGAGCGCGACGGCCAGCCGGCGCCGCTGCCCGCCGGACAGCCCACCGGTCTGCCGGCGCGCGAGGTCGGTGAGCCCGAACCGCTCCAGCACCTCCCCGCGCGGCATCGGGTCGGCGTAGTGCCCGGCCACGAGGTCCACGACCTCGCCGACCCGCAACGTCGACGGCAGCCCGGTCTCCTGCGGCGTGGTGCCGAGCCCGGCGCGCGCGGCCGGGTCGCGGGGGTCGCGGCCGGCCAGCCGAACCGTGCCGGCGTCGGGCCGGCGCAGGCCGCTGACCAGGGACAGCAGCGTCGACTTCCCGGCGCCGTTCGGGCCCAGGAGCCCGACCATCTCCCCGGCGCCGACGGCCAGCGACACGTCGTCCAGCGCGACCACGTCGCCGTACCGGCGGGTGACGCCGTCCAGCTCGACGAGGGCGCCGGTCACCGGGCACCGCCGAGCAGGTCGGTGAGCGCGCGGGTGTACCGGGCGAACGCGGCCCGGCCCTCCGGCGACAGCTCGACGTACGTGGCCGGCGTGCGGCCCTCGAAGGTCTTCTCGACGGTCACGTACTCCGCCTCCTCCAGCTTGCGCAGGTGCGTGGACAGGTTGCCGGCCGTCATCTCGAGGAGCTGCTGCAGCCGGGGGAACGCGAGCCGGTCGCCGGGGGCGAGGGCCGCGAGGGTGGCGACGACGCGCAGCCGGGACTGCGCGTGGATCACCGGGTCGAGGTCGGCGTCCGTCACGCGACCGCCCCGCGGCGGGCCGCGCGGCCCCGGCGCTGCGCGACGTGCGCGAGCAGGGCGCCGACGGCCATCCCGCCGCCGCCCGCCAGCCCCATGACGACGAACGTGCCGGGCAGCCCGACGACGGTGGCGGCCGCGGCGACCACGGCCATCCACACCCCGAGGGCGAACTGCGCCCGGTCCTGCCAGAGGGCGCCGCCCGCCATGTAGAGCACCGCGACGATCAGCGCGGAGATGCCGTTGGCGGCGAGGGTCACCGCCTCGTCCGGCAGGCCGGCGCCCGCGAGCCCGCCGACCAGGGTCTGGCCCGCGGCGAACGCGACGAACCAGGACCAGCCGTAGAGCTGCCCGGTGCGGCGGCTGACGCCGTCCATGCCGGACATCCGGCGCACGGAGTGCAGCACGGTCGTGGCGACGCCGCTGAGGATCAGCACGCCGAACACCGCCCACGCCCACCAGGGGATCGCCGTGACGCCGCGGCCGCTCGTGGCCCACAGCACGCCGTACCCGACCAGCCACGCGACGGACCAGACGCCGAAGATCACGCGGTCGTCGGTGTAGGCGGTCGTGCGGACCCGGGTGCGCTGGGCGTCGATGATCGCCCGGGCGAGCGCCGGGTCGAGGGGGCCGTCGTCCACCGGCTCGGCACCACGAGGTGCGTCGGTGGCTCGGGGCGCGCCGGGTGCGTCGGCGGGGTGCGGCATGGCGGCAGTCCTCGGGCTCGGCGGCGGCGGACCCGAGCGGGAGCGACTCACCAACTACTTTGCGGCGCAAACCTAGCGCCACGGCGATCGCGTGCACAAGCGCCCGCACAGACGACGTCCAGCCGACGGTCAGCGGCGGGGCCTACGCTGCCGGGCGTGACCGTCCGTGACCCGCGCCCGCCCGCCGAGCCCGCCCCGGACGCGCCCGGCGCCGCCGCACCCGGGGGCCTCGCCGCCACGGCGCCGCCACCCGGCACCCCGCCGGTCTCCGAGCGCGCCCGGCGCCGCCGCCTGACGGCCGAGATCTGGATCGTCCTCGGCCTGTCCCTCGGCCAGTCGGCCGTGTACGCGGTGGTCAACATCGCCGCGCGCCTCACGGCGGGCACCCCGCTGGCGTCGCAGAGCACCACGCTCAACGCCAGCCGCTCCCCGCGCCCCTACCTCGACCTGACGTACCAGCTGCTGTCGATCGGGTTCGCGCTGGTGCCGGTCGCCCTGGCGCTGTACCTGCTGTCCGCGAACGGGCGGAGCGCCGCGCGCCGGATCGGCCTGGACGGGTCGCGCCCCGGCCGGGACCTGGGCGTCGGGTTCGGGCTCGCGGCCCTGATCGGCCTGCCGGGCCTCGCGCTGTACGTGCTGGGCCGGGCGGTCGGCATCACGGTCGAGGTGCAGGCCGCCGCGCTGAACGCCGCGTGGTGGACCGTGCCGGTGCTGATCCTCTCCGCGCTGCAGAACGCCCTGCTCGAGGAGGTGATCGTCGTCGGCTACCTGATGGAGCGGCTGCGCGAGCTGCGCTGGCGGACCCCCGCGATCCTCGTGACCTCGGCGGTGCTGCGGGGGTCGTACCACCTGTACCAGGGCATCGGCCCGTTCCTCGGCAACGTCGTCATGGGCCTGGTGTTCGCCGAGTACTACCGGCGCAGACGGCGCACCATGCCGCTCGTGGTGGCCCACACGGTGCTCGACGTCGTGGCGTTCGTGGGCTACGCGCTGCTCCCGGCGGCGTGGCGCGAGGCGCTCGGGATCCGCTGACGCCTCAGACGGGCGTCGACCCCGTGGGCGCCCGTCCGCCCGCGGCCAGCTGCCGGCTCAGCGACCGGGTCGCGAACCCCGACACCAGCATCACCACGCCGGCGACGAACGCGAACAGCCCGTACACGGTGAGGATCACGTCCACGGTGCCCTGCGGCTTGATCGCCAGCAGCAGGCCGAACAGGAACCCGATCAGCCCGAACACCAGGGTCCCGGACCAGGCCAGGTCCCGCGCCCGGTACTGGGTCACCGCGACGATCACGGCGGTCACCCCGAGCACCAGCACCCAGAGCGCCAGCAGGTAGAACAGCACGAGCGCGGTCACGTCCGGCCACAGCATGATGAGCGCGCCGAACCCGATGCTGACCAGGCCCTCGGCGACCAGCCAGCCGAACCCGGGCCGGCCGCGCGCGAGCAGCGCCTGCATCAGCACGACAGCCCCGTCGACGACGGCGAACACGCCGAACACCCAGACCAGCGCGACGAGGGTGCCGAGCGGCTCGACCAGCAGCAGCAGGCCCAGCACGATCATCAGCACGCCCCGGAGCACCGGCAGCCACCAGACCGACCGCAGCACCGCCGCGACCCGGCCCTCCACGTCCTGAGCCACGCGCGCCTCCCGGTCGTCGTGCGGTGGGGCGCCGCCCGTCCGGCGGCCTCCTCGCCGGTCACGCTAGCCCCCGGGGGTCATCCTCGCGACGGAGACGGCGCACGGAGGGAGTCATCCTCGCGGACGGAAATCCGCACGGCGCGCACGCAGCGGCCACCCGGGGCGCCCTGCGCTGCCTAGACTCGCGACCATGCCCGACGCCTCGACCAGCGCGCCGGCGGCGCCCGGTCGACCCGACGGGCCCGCCGCGGGCGCGCGCACGCAGGTGCCGCTCGACGGGCTGGGCCGCCCGCAGGTGCTCGACACCCCCGCGGTCCGGGTGCACCACCCGAGCGACCTGCTGGGCGTGGTGCTCAGCCTCGTCGGCGCCGTCGCGGTCATGGCGCTCGCGACGTACGCGCACAACACGACGTCCGGCGTCGCGGAGGACGTGCAGGGCTTCGCGTCGCTGCTCCGGCAGATCCTCGTCGTGCCGGTCACCCTGCTCGAGACCGTCGTCACCTACCTCGTGCCGATCGCCGTCCTGGCGGAGCTCGCGGTGCGCCGGCTCGGGCGGCAGATGGTCGAGGCCTCGATCGCCGCGATCGTCGCGGTGCTCGCGGCGGCGGGCGTCGCGTGGCTGGTCCAGCACCTCGGCTCGGACCAGCTGGTCGCCGGGCTCTCCGTCCGGCTCAACGGGCAGCTGACGCTGTCCATCCCCGAGTACCTCGCGCTCATCGCCGGCCTGCTGACGGCGACCGGCCCGCGCAGCCGCCGCCGGACCGTCTCGTGGTCGTGGAACCTGGTCTGGGTCGCGGTCGGCGTCATGGTCATCACCGCGGGTGCCTCGCTGCCCGGCGTGGCGGTCGCGCTGCTGCTCGGCCGCGCCTCCGGCCTCGCCGTCCGGTACGTCTCGGGCGTCCGCTCGGAGCGCGCCTACGGCGCGAGCCTCCTGGCGGGCGTGCGGCGTGCGGGCTGGCAGCCGCGGGTCCTCGTGCGGGTGCCCGACGAGGACGACGACGCGGCGGACGACGCCGACCACCGCCCCGCCGCGCTGCAGGCCACCCCGGGGACCCCCGCCGTCGCGCCCAGCGCCGGCGCGCGGGCCGCGGTCCGGTACGCCGAGCACCGCGCGTACGAGATGGTCACCGAGGACGGCCAGGAGCTCGACGTGCTCGTGCTCGACGGCGACCGCCAGGTGATCGGCTTCCTCAGCCGGCTGTGGCGGTCGCTCCGCCTGCGCGGCCTGGACGGCCGGTCGGTCGTGTCGCTGCGGCAGGCCGCCGAGCGCGCCGCGCTGCTGTCGTACACCGCGACCGCGGCCGGCGTCCGCAACCCCGCGCTGCGCGGCATCGCCGAGGCCGACTCGTCGATGCTGCTGGTGCAGGACCCCGTCCCGGCCGCCACCTCGCTCGCGGACCTCGACCCCGAGGTCATCACCGACGACGTGCTCCGCGCGATCTGGGGCCAGCTCGGCACCGCCCACGAGGCGGGGCTGGCGCACCGCGCGCTGACCAGCGACGTGATCCTGGTGGCAGACGGCCCGGACGACCCGACCGTGTGGCTCGTCGGCTGGGACCAGGGCGACGTCGCCTCGTCCGAGCTCGCGCAGCGCATGGACCGGACCCAGATGGTCGCGCTCCTCGCGCTCCGCGTGGGGCCCGCCCGCGCCCTGGAGTCCGCCGTGGCGGTGCTGCCCGAGGGCGACATCGCGGCGATCGGCCCGCTGCTGCAGACCATCACGCTCCCCCGCCGCACGCGCGAGGAGCTGCGCGTGCACAAGGAGGTGCTCGCCGAGCTCCGGTCCGCCCTGGTGGCGCGGCTGCCCGAGGCCGACGTCGAGCCCGTGCAGCTGGTCCGGTTCGGCGCGCGCGCCGTGCTGACGATCCTGCTGACGACGGCCGCCGTCATCATCCTGCTGACGTCGATCAACCTGCAGACGATCCTCGACGCGCTCTCGACGACCGACTGGCGGCTGAGCGTTCTCGCGTTCCTGCTCGGCATGGCGACGTTGTTCGGGGCGGCGCTGTCGCTAGTGGCGTTCTCCCCCGTCAAGCTGTCGCTGTGGCGCGCCTCGGTCGCGCAGTCGGCGTCGACGTTCGTGGCGCTCGCCGCGCCCGCGGGCATCGGCCCGGCCGCGATCAACCTGCGGCTGCTGACCCGCCGCGGCACCTCGACCTCGCTGGCGACGGCGACCGTGGCGCTCGTCCAGGTGTCCCACTTCGTCGTGACGCTGCCGATGCTGCTGGTGCTGTCGGTCGCGTCCGGCACGAACCAGCTCGAGCGGTTCACGGTGTCCCCGACGGTGGTCGTCGTGATCGGCGTGCTCGCGGCGCTGATCGGCGCCGCGCTCCTGGTGCCGAAGGTGCGGCAGTGGGTCGCCGCCAAGACGCTGCCGACGGTGCAGCAGACCTGGCCCCGGCTCATCGAGGTGGTCGGGCAGCCGTTCCGGCTCGCGGTCGGCCTCGCCGGCAACCTCATCACGACGTTCGGCTACATCCTCGCGTTCGAGGTGTGCCTGCTCGCGTTCAACCAGCACCTGTCCCTGGTGCAGGTCGCGATCGTCTACCTGGCGGGCAACACCGCCGGCTCGATCGCCCCGACGCCCGGCGGCATCGGCACCACCGAGATCGCCCTCGCGGGCGCGCTGACGGTCATCGGCGTGAACCCCGGCGTCGCCACCTCCGTGGCGGTGCTGTTCCGGGTGCTGACCTACTGGCTGCGCATCCCGGTCGGCTGGGCGTCGATGCGGTACATGCAGCGCGTCGGCGAGCTCTGACCCCACGCGCCGGCGCGCGGCGTCCGGCCTCCGGGCGCGCCGACGGGCGCCCGGGGCGCGGCGGCGCGGGCGCCCGTGGGGCGTGCGATCAGGAGGCGGAGGTGCACTCGCGCTGCGCGGGCACGAGGTCCCCGTGCGTCGCGAGGGTCGCCGCGATGCGGGACCAGGAGGACAGGCGCGTCGCGCTGCGCCCCGTCACGTCGGAGCGGAGGTCGGAGCCCTCACGCTCGGCCGGCTCGTAGAAGCCGCGCTGTTCCATGGCAGATCCTTCGTTCGGCAGCCCGGCTGACCTGCGGGGGTCCCGTGGCTTTGCGTCCCCTCCTCGCGGAGGGTTTGCCCTTGTCGCTGACACGGCGACTGTAGGCCCGGCGCCGGGCCGAGCGGAAGGGTGCTGCCGGGAAACTTCAGCCCAGAACACGCATTTCACCCACTCGGGCCAAAGCGGACAAAACGCGCGGACAGCGCCCACCCGGCCCGCGGGACGCCGCTTTCCGGTGAATGCGCAGGTCAGCCTGGTTCTCAGGCGGCCGGCACCGCCACAGCCCGCAGGAACGACTCCAGCAGCGGCCCCGACGTCGTCGAGCCGAAGTCCCCGGTCTCGACGAACACCGCGACCGCGAGGTCGCCCTGCGCCGCGATCATCCACGCGTGGTTCTGCAGGTCCTCCCCCGACCCGTACTGCGCCGTGCCCGACTTGGCGATGACCTCGGGCCCCGGCACGTCCTGCAGGAAGTCGCCGCCGCCCTCGGTCACCACGGCCCGCATCATCGACCGCAGCGCGTCCGCCTCGGCGGGCGTCAGCGGCTGGGCGGGCCCTGGCACGGCGGTCGCGGTCTCCGCCGCCCCGTCGAGCAGGAGCCGCGGCGTGACCCGCGCGCCTGCCGCCACCGACGCGGCGACCGTCGCCATGCCGAGCGGCGTCGCCTGGACGCGGGCCTGGCCGATCATCGACGCGGCGTGGTCGGTGCCGCCGGTGGCCTCGGCCGGCACCTCGCCGAGCGTCGCCGCGAAGCCGAGGTCGGCGCCCGCCACCAGGCCGAGCGACTCCGCCGCGGCCGCGAGCGCCTCCTGCGGCGCCGTGCCCGCCGCGGTGAGGAACGCGGTGTTGCACGACTCGGCGACCGCCGTCCGCAGCGTGATGTCGCCCAGGGCGTCGGCCGGGTAGCCCGGGTAGTTCTGGAACGACCGGCCGTCGACGGTGGCGGTCTCCGGGCAGGTGACGGTGCTGTCCGGGGTCAGGCCGGCGCGCAGCAGCGCGAGCGAGGTCGCGACCTTGAACGTCGAGCCGGGCGCGTACAGGCCCAGCGTGGCCGTCGACATCCCGCCGCCGCCCGGTCCGCTGGCCGCGGCGAGCACGTCGCCGGTGGACGGCCGGATCGCCACGATCGCGCTCGCGCTGCCCACGACGGTGGCGACCAGGTCCTCCGCGGCCTGCTGCACCGCGGGGTCGAGCGTCGTGCGCAGCGGCGCGCCCACCTGGGGTTCCACGTGGAACAGCTCCCGCTCCTGCGCGCCGCCGGCGGTCGCGACCACCGTCAACCCGGGCTCGCCGCGCAGCTGATCGTC encodes the following:
- a CDS encoding transcriptional regulator, translated to MTDADLDPVIHAQSRLRVVATLAALAPGDRLAFPRLQQLLEMTAGNLSTHLRKLEEAEYVTVEKTFEGRTPATYVELSPEGRAAFARYTRALTDLLGGAR
- a CDS encoding CPBP family intramembrane glutamic endopeptidase, with the translated sequence MTAEIWIVLGLSLGQSAVYAVVNIAARLTAGTPLASQSTTLNASRSPRPYLDLTYQLLSIGFALVPVALALYLLSANGRSAARRIGLDGSRPGRDLGVGFGLAALIGLPGLALYVLGRAVGITVEVQAAALNAAWWTVPVLILSALQNALLEEVIVVGYLMERLRELRWRTPAILVTSAVLRGSYHLYQGIGPFLGNVVMGLVFAEYYRRRRRTMPLVVAHTVLDVVAFVGYALLPAAWREALGIR
- a CDS encoding HdeD family acid-resistance protein; its protein translation is MAQDVEGRVAAVLRSVWWLPVLRGVLMIVLGLLLLVEPLGTLVALVWVFGVFAVVDGAVVLMQALLARGRPGFGWLVAEGLVSIGFGALIMLWPDVTALVLFYLLALWVLVLGVTAVIVAVTQYRARDLAWSGTLVFGLIGFLFGLLLAIKPQGTVDVILTVYGLFAFVAGVVMLVSGFATRSLSRQLAAGGRAPTGSTPV
- a CDS encoding lysylphosphatidylglycerol synthase transmembrane domain-containing protein encodes the protein MPDASTSAPAAPGRPDGPAAGARTQVPLDGLGRPQVLDTPAVRVHHPSDLLGVVLSLVGAVAVMALATYAHNTTSGVAEDVQGFASLLRQILVVPVTLLETVVTYLVPIAVLAELAVRRLGRQMVEASIAAIVAVLAAAGVAWLVQHLGSDQLVAGLSVRLNGQLTLSIPEYLALIAGLLTATGPRSRRRTVSWSWNLVWVAVGVMVITAGASLPGVAVALLLGRASGLAVRYVSGVRSERAYGASLLAGVRRAGWQPRVLVRVPDEDDDAADDADHRPAALQATPGTPAVAPSAGARAAVRYAEHRAYEMVTEDGQELDVLVLDGDRQVIGFLSRLWRSLRLRGLDGRSVVSLRQAAERAALLSYTATAAGVRNPALRGIAEADSSMLLVQDPVPAATSLADLDPEVITDDVLRAIWGQLGTAHEAGLAHRALTSDVILVADGPDDPTVWLVGWDQGDVASSELAQRMDRTQMVALLALRVGPARALESAVAVLPEGDIAAIGPLLQTITLPRRTREELRVHKEVLAELRSALVARLPEADVEPVQLVRFGARAVLTILLTTAAVIILLTSINLQTILDALSTTDWRLSVLAFLLGMATLFGAALSLVAFSPVKLSLWRASVAQSASTFVALAAPAGIGPAAINLRLLTRRGTSTSLATATVALVQVSHFVVTLPMLLVLSVASGTNQLERFTVSPTVVVVIGVLAALIGAALLVPKVRQWVAAKTLPTVQQTWPRLIEVVGQPFRLAVGLAGNLITTFGYILAFEVCLLAFNQHLSLVQVAIVYLAGNTAGSIAPTPGGIGTTEIALAGALTVIGVNPGVATSVAVLFRVLTYWLRIPVGWASMRYMQRVGEL
- a CDS encoding penicillin-binding transpeptidase domain-containing protein, with product MRVAGGRGAARRGVAVGVLLALVGALAACSGGPDDRQRTADALADALASGDFADVPLDGATAAEAGEARTAAYAGLDPWQPEVAAGDVVAADDDAAASVELTFTWDVGSSATTWTYTTHANLAKVDDEWRARWSSMLLAPDLAAGEALQVHRVQAERADVLGAGDAVLVESRPVFRIGIDKTRVPAEQADGAARELAAALGLDADAYAAQVAAAGEKAFVEAIVVRDDDPAYDRGALSVVPGVNMIETALPLAPSRAFARPVLGTVGQATAEIVEESDGAVVAGDLTGLSGLQAQFDDQLRGEPGLTVVATAGGAQERELFHVEPQVGAPLRTTLDPAVQQAAEDLVATVVGSASAIVAIRPSTGDVLAAASGPGGGGMSTATLGLYAPGSTFKVATSLALLRAGLTPDSTVTCPETATVDGRSFQNYPGYPADALGDITLRTAVAESCNTAFLTAAGTAPQEALAAAAESLGLVAGADLGFAATLGEVPAEATGGTDHAASMIGQARVQATPLGMATVAASVAAGARVTPRLLLDGAAETATAVPGPAQPLTPAEADALRSMMRAVVTEGGGDFLQDVPGPEVIAKSGTAQYGSGEDLQNHAWMIAAQGDLAVAVFVETGDFGSTTSGPLLESFLRAVAVPAA